In the genome of Patescibacteria group bacterium, one region contains:
- a CDS encoding ABC transporter ATP-binding protein: MNESDNSETEKLSWLDVPKSIWHFLGRNKHRWIGFNLLLFTIHFYELVPPFILGKIVDFFTNYHAGDSLQTFYFYALFVGISSIIVAFIRLSCKNRLDRIAIAAKTTARVEGFERLMDFSLQWHSKENSGNKVQRIFNGSQSISEWTQLTNNELFPVATSFIGVLLVFLFLSPIFLVFLIIYSLSYFAIEYIFNRKLGKLSDELNMVREKSSGKYIEGTGNMLAIKALGVEKDIHLKVMGSEEQSKNIEISLSNTGIKKWYSFQTLNGLALIVFLFLIAHQLVIGIISVGYILVFFTYFNNLRSATFQATDISSKVIQLKSNLLRMMPIFLEKPNIRTGIEKFPPRWKTISIHRGTFKYPSGQVGIKNLSFSFSKNERLGIAGSSGSGKSTLVKILLGLYELEYGEFKVGEKNYYSIAHEEITKNISIVLQETELFNLSIRENITLMREVDSELLNTAVDMACLQEMISTLPEGLDTLTGEKGYSLSGGERQRLGIARAICKNSPILLLDEATSSLDSRTEKKIMDKLFSTFGHKKTFIIVAHRISTLKDTDRVIVFEKGGIIEEGTFNNLIKNKDSHLGQLYALQSGT, from the coding sequence ATGAACGAATCAGATAATTCAGAAACAGAAAAACTATCCTGGCTAGATGTGCCCAAATCTATTTGGCACTTTTTGGGCAGGAATAAACACAGGTGGATTGGTTTTAACCTATTACTTTTCACAATTCACTTTTATGAATTAGTGCCACCTTTTATTCTTGGTAAAATAGTTGATTTTTTTACCAATTATCATGCAGGGGATTCGTTACAAACTTTTTATTTTTACGCTCTTTTTGTTGGTATATCCAGTATTATCGTTGCCTTCATCCGTTTATCCTGCAAGAATAGGTTGGATAGAATTGCTATTGCCGCAAAAACAACCGCAAGAGTTGAGGGATTTGAGCGACTGATGGATTTTTCTTTACAATGGCATTCCAAGGAAAATAGCGGAAACAAAGTACAAAGAATCTTCAATGGCAGCCAGTCAATATCGGAATGGACACAACTCACTAATAATGAATTGTTTCCTGTAGCTACTTCATTTATAGGTGTTTTGCTTGTATTCTTATTCCTCAGTCCGATATTTTTGGTATTTCTAATCATTTACTCACTTTCGTATTTTGCCATTGAATATATTTTCAACAGAAAGTTGGGAAAACTAAGCGATGAACTAAACATGGTTCGAGAAAAATCAAGTGGCAAATATATTGAAGGTACGGGGAATATGCTTGCCATAAAAGCATTGGGTGTAGAAAAAGATATTCATCTAAAAGTAATGGGTAGCGAGGAACAATCAAAAAATATTGAGATCTCCTTGTCTAATACCGGGATCAAAAAATGGTATTCATTTCAAACATTGAACGGATTGGCATTGATTGTATTTCTATTTCTCATTGCACATCAACTTGTGATAGGAATTATATCAGTCGGATATATTTTGGTGTTTTTCACCTATTTTAATAACTTGAGAAGTGCTACTTTTCAGGCTACGGATATTTCGAGTAAAGTAATTCAATTAAAATCGAACTTACTGAGAATGATGCCAATTTTTCTTGAAAAACCTAACATCAGAACCGGAATAGAAAAATTTCCACCACGATGGAAAACCATATCTATTCACAGGGGAACCTTCAAGTATCCTTCAGGACAAGTTGGAATTAAAAATTTAAGCTTTTCATTTAGTAAGAATGAAAGACTTGGGATAGCAGGATCATCCGGTAGCGGCAAATCTACACTAGTTAAAATTCTCTTGGGACTATATGAATTAGAATATGGAGAATTTAAAGTTGGCGAGAAAAACTATTACTCTATTGCCCACGAAGAAATAACAAAAAATATATCGATAGTTCTGCAAGAGACGGAGTTATTTAATTTAAGCATAAGGGAGAACATCACACTTATGCGAGAGGTAGATTCGGAGCTATTGAACACGGCAGTAGATATGGCATGTTTACAGGAAATGATAAGTACATTACCAGAGGGATTAGACACTTTGACAGGCGAAAAGGGATATTCGCTCTCTGGCGGTGAAAGGCAAAGACTTGGCATCGCGCGTGCAATTTGCAAAAATTCTCCAATACTACTTCTCGATGAAGCAACATCTTCTTTAGATAGTAGAACTGAAAAGAAAATTATGGATAAATTATTCTCTACATTCGGCCATAAAAAAACATTTATTATTGTTGCTCATCGCATTTCCACCCTCAAAGATACTGATCGGGTGATAGTTTTTGAAAAAGGGGGTATAATTGAGGAGGGTACGTTTAATAATTTGATTAAAAATAAGGACTCTCATTTAGGTCAGCTCTACGCATTACAGAGTGGAACTTAG